The following are encoded together in the Anopheles nili chromosome 3, idAnoNiliSN_F5_01, whole genome shotgun sequence genome:
- the LOC128727263 gene encoding protein outspread: MGSRNIECRKFSPNIFNKSKCTHCFRQREEHSAAALECNRATRKVSKRGYLFVAPDWDFSNPLNRTKRWQRRWFVLYDDGELTYSVDEHPETIPQAIIDMTKVLEVTTADNITSHPHSIAITAPERVTFVKGTCPEETKWWFNVLVAFPKSKGRHKRNATFPGGQATTILQAQMYSESQPPITAKSSTPSGRDKLALQLDTGKVQPRLRTRHRSSVDVSDSGEQDDIDSGIDSHIESGAASKCLLLDGGVGGSELRSRDEPKLKDIANTITNVNRWSSPCITDSLSLGAGDHLEKPTSPRDENTIPPQYTNGGGGGNGTGGGSMVGGGTGGSVGCGGPGGGGTPLQMRPHSLTIPSSAPAIVSAIVKKIPTSAGGKGPGGGPGVPIGPLHLPTTIAASPKLMKPSQTHERGDPDGDCGRDEAPASYLGKNSEHRVAAEAELLQAKKGWLLKQDGRAGDWSKHWFTLRGAALFYYRDPVAEEKGVLDGVLDVNSITGIAEVPVNKGYGFQLTTWDNHRIVLSAVTINVRNNWINVLKNAAGLPPTKASLELSNQNDDNFKTLPDKAPPSPVTPEIELFGEAVEQKLKVKRSKLLEKNNNNNSSSNNNNNNSSSNGHLLIEGIVPLAASPTAGEDVVDKAAPKGDVIVHLTAAGTGDSTTTNSSNSSSAHSSNTSCSQPQPKPMVQSPVTPLTPKSLLFSSDEEYRTASEGGRRDSVGDWGSPVSPSPPAGPLGGAPARTKDRLRTSPAAVQSQQRMHKRSRSSPPSSRRSTIDGVLPAVAQDKDTKGQQLPPVPINTVQEEEGSGLEKELQLRLQAAEKELSMLREETHEREARMSELLTTLERTEQELTRKRELEETREKLMAQLQDSRAAGQEIIDRITHELARSRDTTKELEERLARGIEENESLYRRLQEGGGGLGTVASPASSLCSLPVARSGRIKRMDSFSDLTCLVTIDPAQLDRDMLADEYRELRARFERAVSELKAMKRELKDAHGLYDDLEIAYATLRKELDRQAAEHGAQSRMMADRIQDMTNKYTAAEKQVRLLKQKAIRSEKRRSLSLKGKESLSIQKELEEKVTELESKIDALESGGGLPVLPASSQKATVELAAPEITQPAQRRSSTRLRRKSLDSASLSAQPMQVLLRLNNLEKRVENVQSLPPAKPDVSECETASTVSSGAKPVPEHLLDRLKSLEGVVVSVRELIDQSAQQFQSLRSSRSRRSVSPAADRKDSYKFIERCLAEVSKLLRESCDNCIVPVDGSGYGSVIVLPESNPIKLALNQLEAQLKSKLSDLLKQRRMLRETNGLTQRKDMELLAERIAFESVCFGRLRHALERAENLQEFEERQTKVEVCETIQLMSMLKAKLSGKCVVRPSSSADVLASVLARKLMLSAGRTSTIRSLAFPPIGTALLDDLLRQQNEVHLIAKRYKTTVMENLAYGLAAETLSYISSSHETVQGAVQEAWRQAQEAVNAELVQSEIAHIMMRNAQRYESSLAPAFGYALSTQERITFETFADAVHEALRREMDAAVRQLTECYEETLEKMKRGQWRLHLEQERKPSEGRQLLAEFADIVAHKALIDARVQVLKGDYVPNRQKLVQQDTGDSSERVFSVAVLKQYENLYTDLTADLEVANADDILAEADFNFMYKYFASEHSLSKAEVKEVSAILNELERSVVALQATLRPENGNPSAASAAIDVDSLRSIHTRCVEIQQRIDSLISAARQLQARGEQCSRLQDRLHQLTQEHERELGAMRQQHEEKLTNLQRRIDEQQQRIQAIDGERAEVLERLNNERNLLKQKEKELHELSVRLTRVDAASSEKDKEIEDLLDSYDQECKKVRTLKDRCEELADSCRKTAAEYAELEKERDYLYEQMRKEQDHVKKLEKHLELLETEHAQQVDNLHAAYREQQMANELDSQKDKDDEDSLRSRYQAEIEQLRALCEKGLAAMEASHKRIIHDLEEKHQQEITKLILEKEQALAEETQATLAALDAMKKAHQNEVQREVTRFKQEFLKQFQKGGQPPQTYREKEQELEDVRQEILSLSEKYSLKCVETASLEEKLRNATQQLKCSQQHIQQLDVRNKQLRAHFVPNQPEEMTSAPPTSSPVTPKDTNLFTSSTHDGGALSLGCTPPRVTATTKRTAVTGNGTPSGTPTSGGIGNSGPSAHVEGVNPLELLELRECQLNLLNNKKESHPRLKFTEGAKLGVAPIFSTSSSTGVTGGSCGGPQGIIDSVNLASSTNNNRAKVLSSKQLNMHLISGSPGGLLPLSSSGPTAPPTPHPVALTLPLIASATLKNSNLLRNHGPNPAGPSTNNNLINLNNNNNHVHNNNNNNNNNNNNNVSLNNNNNNINNNNNNNDNDNMHELKPSTKLCSPPPLDERDVEQQIHRFELEI, from the exons GTGAGCAAGACGACATTGACTCCGGTATCGATTCGCACATCGAATCGGGCGCAG CGTCCAAGTGCCTGCTCCTGGATGGTGGCGTCGGTGGCTCAGAGTTGCGCTCGCGCGACGAACCAAAGCTGAAGGATATCGCCAACACGATCACGAACGTCAACCGGTGGAGCAGCCCCTGCATCACGGACAGCCTTTCACTCGGTGCCGGTGACCACCTCGAGAAACCGACGAGCCCGCGGGACGAAAACACTATTCCACCGCAATACACcaatggtggtggcggtgggaaCGGGACTGGTGGAGGAAgcatggtgggtggtggaactGGCGGTAGTGTGGGATGTGGGGGACCGGGTGGAGGTGGCACGCCGTTACAGATGCGTCCCCACTCGCTTACGATACCCTCAAGCGCGCCCGCCATTGTGTCGGCCATTGTGAAGAAAATCCCGACGTCGGCAGGTGGAAAGGGTCCTGGCGGAGGGCCAGGAGTGCCGATTGGGCCACTGCACCTGCCCACCACCATTGCTGCTAGTCCAAAGCTGATGAAGCCTAGTCAGACGCACGAACGCGGCGATCCGGATGGTGATTGTGGCCGGGACGAGGCTCCTGCGAGTTATCTCGGCAAAAACTCGGAACATCGCGTCGCGGCTGAGGCGGAACTGCTGCAGGCGAAGAAGGGCTGGTTGCTGAAACAGGACGGGCGAGCGGGTGACTGGAGCAAGCATTGGTTCACGTTGCGCGGGGCCGCCCTCTTCTACTACCGGGATCCGGTTGCGGAGGAAAAAGGCGTGCTTGATGGCGTGCTGGACGTGAACAGCATCACCGGGATTGCTGAGGTGCCGGTTAACAAAGGCTACGGCTTTCAGCTCACG ACCTGGGACAACCACCGGATCGTGTTGTCGGCGGTGACGATCAACGTGCGCAACAACTGGATAAATGTGCTGAAGAACGCGGCCGGACTACCACCGACAAAGGCCAGTCTCGAGCTGAGCAACCAGAATGACGACAACTTCAAAACGTTGCCGGACAAAGCGCCTCCATCACCGGTAACACCCGAGATCGAGCTCTTCGGCGAAGCGGTCGAGCAGAAGCTGAAGGTGAAACGTAGCAAACTGCTcgaaaagaacaacaacaacaatagcagtagcaataataacaacaacaacagcagcagcaacggtcACCTCCTGATCGAAGGGATCGTACCGCTGGCGGCAAGCCCGACCGCGGGCGAGGATGTCGTGGATAAGGCCGCCCCTAAAGGGGACGTGATTGTGCACCTGACGGCGGCCGGCACCGGGGACAGTACCACCACCAATAGCAGTAATAGTAGTAGCGCCCATAGCAGTAACACTAGTTGTAGTCAGCCTCAACCAAAGCCGATGGTGCAGTCGCCCGTCACGCCGCTCACACCCAAATCGCTGCTGTTCTCGTCGGACGAGGAGTACCGGACGGCGTCGGAGGGTGGCCGACGGGACAGCGTCGGAGACTGGGGGTCACCCGTGTCTCCTTCGCCACCAGCGGGACCGCTCGGTGGTGCGCCAGCACGTACCAAAGATAGATTAAGAACGTCTCCGGCCGCGGTGCAAAGCCAGCAGCGAATGCACAAGCGCAGCCGTTCATCACCGCCGAGCTCGCGGCGCAGTACCATCGATGGTGTGCTGCCGGCGGTGGCCCAAGATAAGGACACGAAGGGCCAACAACTCCCGCCCGTACCAATCAACACCGTGCAGGAGGAGGAAGGTAGTGGGCTGGAGAAGGAACTGCAGCTGCGACTGCAGGCGGCCGAAAAGGAGCTGTCGATGTTGCGCGAGGAAACACACGAACGGGAAGCGCGTATGTCCGAGCTGCTGACCACTCTCGAGCGCACCGAGCAGGAATTGACGCGTAAGCGCGAACTGGAGGAAACCCGCGAGAAGCTGATGGCGCAGTTGCAGGATAGTAGGGCCGCTGGGCAGGAGATCATCGATCGAATCACGCATGAACTTGCCCGCAGCCGGGATACGACCAAGGAGCTCGAAGAGCGGCTGGCACGTGGTATCGAGGAGAATGAATCGCTTTACCGTCGGCTACAGGAAGGCGGCGGAGGACTCGGTACCGTGGCCAGCCCAGCATCGAGCCTTTGCAGCTTACCGGTGGCACGTAGCGGCCGTATCAAGCGCATGGACTCGTTCAGCGATCTCACCTGCCTGGTCACGATCGATCCGGCCCAACTCGACCGGGACATGCTGGCGGACGAATACCGGGAACTGCGGGCGCGATTCGAGCGTGCCGTGAGCGAGCTGAAGGCGATGAAACGCGAGCTGAAGGATGCGCACGGGTTGTATGATGACCTGGAAATCGCGTACGCGACGTTGCGGAAAGAGCTGGACAGACAGGCGGCCGAACACGGTGCCCAATCGCGCATGATGGCCGACCGCATTCAGGACATGACGAACAAGTACACGGCGGCCGAGAAGCAAGTGCGACTACTGAAACAGAAGGCGATCCGATCCGAGAAGCGCCGCTCGCTATCACTCAAAGGCAAGGAATCGCTCTCGATCCAGAAGGAGCTGGaggagaaggtgaccgagctGGAAAGCAAGATCGACGCGCTTGAGAGTGGCGGTGGGTTGCCAGTGCTTCCGGCTTCCAGCCAGAAAGCGACCGTTGAATTGGCAGCGCCTGAAATCACGCAACCCGCACAACGGCGTTCCTCGACGAGACTGCGCCGGAAGAGCCTGGATAGTGCATCGCTTTCGGCACAACCGATGCAGGTGTTATTGCGGCTAAACAACCTCGAAAAACGCGTGGAGAACGTACAATCACTTCCGCCGGCAAAACCAGACGTCAGTGAGTGTGAAACGGCGAGCACGGTCAGCTCGGGTGCGAAACCCGTCCCGGAACACCTGCTCGACCGGTTGAAGAGCCTCGAGGGTGTGGTGGTTTCGGTGCGCGAACTGATCGACCAGAGTGCCCAGCAGTTCCAGAGCTTGCGCTCGTCACGTTCACGCCGCTCCGTATCACCCGCCGCCGACCGGAAGGACTCGTACAAGTTCATCGAGCGCTGTCTGGCGGAGGTGTCGAAGCTGCTGCGAGAAAGTTGCGATAATTGTATCGTGCCAGTCGATGGCAGCGGTTACGGAAGCGTCATTGTGTTGCCCGAGTCCAACCCGATCAAACTGGCACTGAATCAGCTCGAAGCGCAACTGAAGAGCAAACTTTCGGACCTGCTAAAGCAGCGCCGGATGCTGCGCGAAACGAACGGCTTAACGCAACGCAAGGACATGGAACTGCTCGCTGAACGGATCGCATTCGAGAGTGTGTGCTTTGGACGGTTGCGACACGCGCTGGAACGTGCAGAAAACTTGCAGGAGTTTGAAGAGCGTCAGACCAAGGTGGAGGTTTGCGAAACCATTCAGCTGATGTCGATGCTCAAGGCAAAGCTGTCGGGCAAATGCGTGGTGCGACCGAGCAGCAGTGCAGATGTCCTAGCGAGTGTCCTGGCCCGCAAGCTCATGCTATCGGCGGGCCGCACGAGCACGATCCGATCGCTGGCTTTCCCACCCATCGGAACCGCCTTGTTGGACGACCTGTTGCGTCAACAGAACGAGGTTCACCTCATCGCAAAGCGCTACAAGACGACCGTAATGGAGAACCTTGCGTACGGACTGGCAGCCGAAACGCTCAGCTACATTTCGTCCTCTCACGAGACCGTCCAAGGTGCCGTGCAGGAAGCTTGGCGTCAAGCGCAAGAAGCAGTCAACGCTGAGCTGGTGCAATCCGAGATCGCGCACATCATGATGCGGAACGCCCAAAGGTACGAAAGCTCGCTGGCACCCGCCTTTGGGTACGCTCTGTCGACGCAAGAACGCATCACGTTTGAGACGTTTGCGGATGCAGTACATGAGGCGTTGCGTCGTGAGATGGATGCGGCCGTCCGGCAGTTGACCGAGTGCTACGAGGAAACGCTGGAGAAGATGAAACGGGGTCAGTGGCGATTGCATCTGGAACAGGAGCGCAAGCCGAGCGAAGGTCGTCAACTGCTGGCGGAGTTTGCGGACATTGTAGCGCATAAAGCGCTGATCGACGCACGCGTTCAAGTCCTGAAGGGTGATTATGTGCCGAACCGGCAAAAGCTGGTCCAGCAGGACACTGGCGACTCGTCAGAGCGCGTGTTCAGCGTGGCCGTGCTCAAGCAGTATGAAAACTTGTACACGGACCTCACGGCCGACCTAGAAGTGGCGAATGCCGACGATATCCTGGCCGAAGCGGACTTTAACTTTATGTACAAGTACTTCGCCAGCGAGCACTCGCTTAGTAAAGCCGAAGTGAAGGAGGTGTCGGCGATACTGAACGAACTGGAACGGTCAGTGGTGGCGTTGCAGGCTACGTTGCGACCGGAGAACGGCAATCCGAGTGCGGCCAGTGCTGCCATCGATGTTGACAGCCTCCGCAGCATCCATACGCGATGTGTGGAAATTCAGCAGAGAATTGATTCGTTGATCAGCGCCGCTAGGCAGTTGCAGGCACGTGGAGAACAGTGTAGTCGACTGCAGGATCGATTGCACCAGCTAACGCAGGAGCATGAGCGCGAGCTGGGCGCGATGCGCCAACAACACGAAGAGAAGCTGACGAACCTGCAGCGCCGGAtcgacgagcagcagcagcgcatcCAAGCGATTGATGGCGAACGTGCTGAGGTGCTCGAACGACTAAACAACGAGCGCAATCTGCTTaagcaaaaggagaaagagCTGCACGAGCTGTCGGTTCGGTTGACGCGCGTCGATGCTGCGAGCAGCGAGAAGGACAAAGAGATCGAGGACCTGCTCGACAGCTACGATCAGGAGTGCAAGAAGGTGCGTACGCTGAAGGACCGCTGCGAGGAGCTGGCGGATAGTTGCCGAAAGACGGCGGCCGAGTATGCCGAGCTGGAGAAGGAACGGGACTACTTGTACGAGCAAATGCGCAAGGAGCAGGATCACGTGAAGAAGCTGGAGAAGCACCTGGAGTTGCTGGAGACGGAGCACGCGCAGCAAGTGGATAACCTGCACGCCGCTTACCGGGAGCAGCAAATGGCGAACGAGCTGGATTCACAGAAGGACAAAGACGACGAGGACAGCCTGCGATCGCGCTATCAGGCAGAAATTGAGCAGCTACGG GCCCTCTGTGAGAAGGGGTTGGCCGCGATGGAAGCATCCCACAAGCGCATCATTCATGATCTCGAAGAGAAACACCAGCAGGAGATCACGAAGCTCATTCTGGAGAAGGAACAGGCGCTGGCCGAAGAAACACAG GCCACACTGGCAGCACTCGACGCCATGAAGAAAGCTCACCAGAATGAGGTACAGCGAGAGGTGACGCGTTTCAAGCAGGAGTTCCTCAAACAGTTCCAGAAGGGCGGCCAACCTCCGCAAACATACCGCGAGAAAGA GCAAGAACTTGAAGACGTTCGGCAGGAGATTCTATCCCTTTCGGAAAAGTACTCACTAAAGTGCGTCGAGACGGCTTCGCTCGAGGAGAAGCTCCGGAATGCGACACAGCAATTGAAATGCTCCCAACAGCACATACAGCAGCTTGACGTGAG AAACAAACAGCTTCGAGCGCACTTTGTTCCGAACCAACCAGAAGAGATGACTTCTGCACCGCCGACCAGCAGTCCCGTTACGCCAAAGGATACTAATCTGTTCACCAGCAGCACG CACGATGGTGGTGCGCTCAGCCTCGGGTGCACGCCTCCCAGGGTCACCGCCACCACGAAGCGGACAGCAGTCACCGGAAATGGCACGCCTTCCGGGACACCGACGTCGGGCGGCATTGGCAATAGTGGACCGTCGGCTCACGTCGAAGGCGTCAACccgctcgagctgctcgagctcCGCGAGTGCCAGCTGAACCTGCTGAACAATAAGAAAGAGTCTCATCCACGGTTGAAGTTCACCGAAG GAGCCAAACTAGGTGTAGCACCGATCTTCTCTACCTCTAGCTCGACCGGCGTCACCGGCGGCAGCTGCGGTGGTCCGCAAGGAATCATCGATTCCGTCAACCTGGCGAGCAGCACCAATAACAATCGCGCCAAAGTACTCAGCTCGAAGCAGCTCAATATGCACCTTATCAGCGGTAGTCCAGGAGGGCTCCTACCCCTCTCCTCATCTGGACCTACCGCCCCGCCCACACCCCATCCCGTGGCCCTCACGTTGCCCCTGATCGCGAGCGCCACTCTCAAGAACAGCAATTTGCTACGAAATCACGGCCCAAACCCAGCCGGCCCCAGTACCAACAACAACCTGATCAAcctgaacaacaacaacaatcacgtacacaacaacaacaacaataataataataataacaacaacaacgttagccttaacaataacaacaataatattaacaataataataataataatgataacgATAACATGCACGAGCTTAAGCCATCGACAAAACTTTGTTCGCCCCCTCCCTTAGATGAGAGGGACGTTGAACAGCAAATTCATCGATTCGAGTTGGAAATCTAA
- the LOC128725180 gene encoding ras-related protein Rab-9B: MTNMRPPSKNILLKVVILGDGNVGKSCLMNRFVSNFFDANSFHTIGVEFLNKDIQVDQERYTLQIWDTAGQERFRALRTPFYRGTDICLLTYAIDDRVSFKALGSWRDEFLRYYDVNPDHFPFIVVGTKNDLPVAQREIPPEEVAQWCQEHHVAAYIETSSKTSENVATAFALAVQQWKKLERTTERELRAQGQDTIDLMKSVNLTANRNRFCCSGIGRPATTNMQDDDDYPN; the protein is encoded by the exons ATGACGAATATGCGACCGCCCAGTAAAAATATCCTGCTAAAAGTGGTCATACTCG GCGACGGGAATGTCGGTAAAAGCTGCCTGATGAATCGTTTCGTGTCGAACTTTTTCGATGCGAACAGCTTCCACACGATCGGCGTGGAGTTCCTGAACAAAGACATCCAGGTGGACCAGGAACGATACACGCTGCAG aTCTGGGACACAGCTGGGCAGGAACGGTTTCGGGCTCTCCGGACGCCATTCTACCGCGGCACGGACATCTGCCTGCTTACGTACGCCATCGACGACCGGGTGAGCTTCAAAGCCCTGGGCAGTTGGCGGGACGAGTTCCTGCGGTACTATGACGTAAATCCGGATCACTTCCCGTTCATCGTAGTGGGCACAAAGAACGATCTACCGGTGGCCCAGCGCGAGATTCCCCCAGAGGAAGTGGCCCAGTGGTGCCAGGAGCATCACGTGGCGGCGTACATCGAAACGTCATCGAAGACGTCCGAGAACGTGGCCACCGCTTTCGCACTTGCCGTGCAGCAGTGGAAAAAGCTTGAACGTACGACTGAGCGGGAACTACGCGCGCAGGGCCAGGATACGATCGATCTAATGAAGAGTGTCAATTTGACGGCGAACCGGAATCGGTTCTGTTGCTCCGGCATCGGCCGTCCGGCCACAACTAACATGCAGGACGATGACGACTATCCTAACTGA